In Methanophagales archaeon, the following are encoded in one genomic region:
- a CDS encoding DUF1670 domain-containing protein, with the protein MRGSELNREERFNMIRRKLEQGMKEEIKALIERDYSMISGEKVREMFASDILRLIEQRQDYAMDIDSGQVMWLGVKREERQNYGKNASNTEIVPVKLTLLSAEDIDMLSSGFTRREVREKRIIRLFKEGYEQGGVLSNNDIALLLNISPSTKPLQGFRGQRGGAPL; encoded by the coding sequence ATGCGTGGCTCAGAATTGAACCGGGAAGAGAGATTCAATATGATAAGACGGAAATTGGAGCAGGGGATGAAGGAAGAGATAAAAGCACTCATAGAAAGGGATTATTCAATGATTTCCGGTGAGAAAGTGAGGGAGATGTTTGCATCCGATATCTTGCGGCTGATTGAGCAAAGGCAGGATTACGCAATGGACATTGATTCCGGGCAGGTGATGTGGCTCGGTGTGAAGCGCGAAGAGAGGCAAAACTACGGTAAGAATGCTTCCAATACCGAGATTGTGCCCGTCAAACTCACTCTTTTATCTGCCGAAGACATTGATATGTTGTCCTCAGGATTCACAAGGAGGGAAGTTCGAGAGAAGAGGATAATAAGGCTTTTTAAGGAGGGATACGAGCAAGGGGGCGTTCTAAGCAATAATGACATCGCTTTACTATTGAATATCTCACCTTCGACTAAACCCTTACAGGGTTTTCGGGGTCAACGGGGCGGAGCCCCGTTATGA
- a CDS encoding DUF1670 domain-containing protein: MSKQVREYMERTKEVVPTRGTVHDLGRAITHKRIIIRLYLEGYLTPEIARRTKHSEEACDRYIRAFNKVRMLADRNMSVEEIARTLEMSSFTVKEYLNIYSEFKGGDGSAK, from the coding sequence ATGAGTAAGCAGGTTCGTGAATACATGGAAAGAACAAAGGAGGTAGTCCCGACTAGAGGAACTGTTCATGACCTCGGCAGGGCTATAACGCATAAAAGAATCATAATCAGGCTTTATCTCGAAGGGTATCTCACTCCAGAGATTGCAAGGAGGACAAAACACTCAGAGGAAGCCTGCGACAGGTATATCAGAGCTTTTAATAAAGTCCGCATGCTCGCGGACAGGAATATGAGTGTCGAAGAAATCGCGAGAACGCTTGAAATGAGCTCTTTCACCGTGAAGGAGTATCTCAACATCTATTCAGAGTTCAAGGGGGGTGATGGTAGTGCAAAGTAA
- a CDS encoding DUF1670 domain-containing protein: MPNERENYEGIVKRGLKEEWCDYIRREYEFSMAVCRSLASDFETFMKEARGELKEGQLFYRAVKSNIPPGVKTDEMSFKTVKLTIFSQDDVEDAKKSQKELLKNRIVRLTNEALEQGTLLTQADLSILLNASIKTIGRHIRQLLEEDIIVPTRGNRMDIGPGTSHKAKIVELYLKGYEFTDIKRNTRHSSESIARYLKEFARVAALHKEGYSLGQIRRITEHSERLVKEYLELYERYKDDEDCKQRLGEILSRYSRGKNLRERARAMEVM; this comes from the coding sequence ATGCCCAACGAAAGGGAAAATTACGAAGGTATAGTGAAGAGGGGACTAAAAGAGGAGTGGTGCGATTATATAAGACGTGAATATGAGTTCTCAATGGCGGTTTGCCGCTCCTTAGCAAGCGACTTCGAGACGTTTATGAAGGAAGCGAGGGGGGAATTGAAAGAAGGACAGTTGTTCTACCGGGCTGTCAAATCCAATATACCCCCTGGTGTTAAAACAGACGAGATGAGCTTTAAAACGGTGAAATTAACCATTTTCTCGCAGGATGACGTGGAAGACGCGAAGAAGTCACAAAAGGAACTGCTGAAGAACCGGATAGTCAGATTGACGAACGAAGCTCTTGAACAAGGAACGCTTTTGACGCAGGCAGACCTCAGCATACTGCTGAATGCGAGTATAAAAACGATCGGAAGACACATCAGGCAGTTGCTTGAGGAAGACATTATCGTTCCCACAAGGGGCAACAGAATGGATATAGGTCCAGGAACGTCGCATAAAGCGAAAATAGTGGAATTGTACCTGAAAGGGTATGAATTCACCGATATAAAGCGAAATACAAGGCATTCATCAGAGTCCATCGCTCGCTACCTCAAGGAGTTCGCCAGAGTTGCCGCACTTCACAAGGAAGGGTATAGTTTGGGTCAGATCAGAAGGATAACAGAGCATTCTGAGAGATTGGTGAAGGAATATCTGGAGCTGTACGAGCGGTATAAAGATGACGAGGACTGCAAGCAGAGGCTGGGGGAAATCCTCAGCAGGTATTCCAGGGGAAAAAATTTGAGGGAAAGAGCGAGAGCAATGGAGGTGATGTGA